The DNA region TAGCTTTCTTAAGCCCGCGATCTTCTCCCAGGTGGACTTGCAACATACCGCGCAGCAGCATTCCAGGAGGACAAAAGTCTGAGCAAGATTTGGATTAACTATCCGCTGCAGGAGCAGGAACCGCTTGGCGATCTGCACCACATCGAGTCGTTCGAGATGCTGAGGACGTTGACCAAGTTTGAGGAGTCGATCTGGGTTTGCTTTTGTTTCGAATGCCTGTATTGACACTGCTGCGGAGCTCGCTGGTCAACAACCGAAACCAGGCCGTGATCTGCGACGATCTCGGGATGGCCTCGTACGCCGTCTACTCCAACAAGAAAGCGGACCTCAAAACGAAACATCGAGCCGATCTGctggcagcaaaaaaaaagatcttttCCCGCAGGTGGATCATCAAAAGCGCGTCATTGCGCAGAGTTTGAAGCGGAAAAAGGTGAGGACCGGTGACCGGTTCGACCACGAGCGACGCGATTCATTGGAGCACGGACCCGTACCGGAAGCGACGCCGATTTTTAAGGTGGAAGAATCTTCTTTCTCGTCGGATTTAGAATCCGGAGAGATTGAGTAgtgtttctcaaaaaataaagatttttattaAGAACTTGGAAAATAGTGTATTGTAAACTAGAATAAAAAGCCAGCGTCCGCCCGTTCTTTCCCCGAAATGCCACAATGAGCATCGACGTGGTTCCACTAGATCTCGATGCTCTTGTCAGCCAACTCCCGGTCCAACTCCTCAAAGTCGACCTGCTTCTTGACGGGCTTCTCCGTCGATAGCTTCCACGCGTTCCGCTTCTAGCCAGGCAGCCATTTGGTGATGGAATCGGTTAAAAACTTGTAATATGTGTTCACGGTCAGTCTTTTGATGCCATGCTGCTTGGCGAATCGAATCGCCAGCGCAGCCGCCTTAAACTCTCCGCAATTGTTGGTCGCTCGTCCACTGACCGCGTTCAGCGCGTGTCCCTTGCCAAAGTAAACCCCCAGCCCGGAACAGGCCACCGCCGTCCCATTGCCCTTGCAGGAACCATCCTCGTCCTGATGAACTTTTCCAGCTTCATCATCGGCTTCACGCCGCTGTCCAGCTTCTTCTCATTTTCCCTGCCCCCGATCCTGACCCCCGCAGCTCATCAAGTTCCCGATCAAGCCGCGTGGATCTCTTCGTAATTGTCATTTAGAACCATCAGAACCCGCACGGAATCCACCGGCGGAACCACGAATTGAACATAAGCCCCCGCCGACGACGAGTTACTTCCGCTGTCGGAAGCAGACCCAGAACCGCTTCCGCTGCCGTGCTCCCGATCAAACGCGTCCGCCTGCTGGCGGGtggaaaactttttaaatttggccCCCGTAAATCCGGTCACTTGCCGTTGGCATTTGGGCCtgcaaaataaaagattttgtttttcaaaacaaacaaaccttagCAACAGCACTTGACATTTTTACAAACACAAGGTTTATCTATGTAGGTGGGATTGGTGAAAAGCAACTGGAGTAACTCGGAGGAACATTGAGAAACTCTCGTTACTCTGGGCAAAATTGAGGAACTCTTTTGCTCACTGAAATGCCCTTGCGGGCGACCGTTTTTTCCGAAAGGATCTTGATTGAAACGTCGGTCGTTTGCACACCTCCTCTATAATGACGCCGTACTCCAATCGGCAATCCGTCGGGGCTAAAATCGGTTCAGGAACCAGGTTGGCCACTTTGGTTGCCTCACATTTGTCAAACAGCTGCAAGCGCGAGAGATTTTGTTGGAATCGGCcgaaatcaacttttcatcCAGAACAACGATTACAAacgttgaaaacaaacaaaatagaaaatgaCAGTAGGCGGAAAGCGATATTTTGACAGCGGCCAATGTGTCAGGACAAAGCGACTGCAGCGCCACAAACGGATTGCCACAACTAAAAAAACTGTAGCAATGATTTACACAAGGGAAGAATCGAGCccaaacgtctgttgtctgtgctaaaatgaagcttagtttgctgatattattgtttacagcgataaagcttttttttctgagtacaatgacccgtggtacgaccacaaagagttctggagttttttttttaaaaaggaccaataaaccaaatttccagtttttgctttttgggtgtttttgaagccgccttgagtcaggggtattgaaaaacactcaaaaagcaaaaactggaaatttggtttattggtccttttcaaaaaaactccacacagtttaaaatgaatttttaaatcaatgttgaaaaattaacctcgcggtccttcttgacagaaaagctcctacttgacagcttgttccaaggaGACCAAACTCTttttggtcgtacaaagggtctttgtactcagaaaaataagctttatcgctgtaaacaataatatcagccgagatattgtgaaagcagacaaaaatcaaaatatgaacgcaacctgtcaaagctgtTGCGCCACATGCTGCTGTACACGCTAACGACAAACCACTACATTTTTGTTCagcgcaacagattttttcgcgcaacagaagtgttgcgcacttcggtttggtggtgcgcggataatatcagcaatctaagcttcattttaggacccaattgaacaGGAAATTATTGATAGTTTCCCACTGTGCGATCTGTGCAGTGCACTTTCATTTCCTACCCCTTGCCCCtacaaagcaaaagcaaaaacaaacctGACAGTTGTGtgggaaaagaaaaaaaagttgtttttctcTTGCACTTTTCTTTTCCAAATCGGCTGCAGCCGTCAGTAAAAATTTCCAACTAACTTTTTGTGCAATCCGAAGTTTTCCTCAAAGTACCCGTGAAAATAGTGAAAAATAGTGCAATTCGTGATTAATTCTGTGCACCACCAAGTAAGTGACAATCGGAGcatgaaatttgatgaatttgcgGTGTTTTTTCGGGGAGAAAACCCCGATTTCGTTTTGCAAATCAGTCACGTAAAAGTTGTGACGACCTTTTTTTGCTGCTGTCGTCTTGGCGAAATGGGTACTCGTCTCgtcataattttattatttattaatcGACAACATTGGCCGTCGTCACTATCACTGTTGGTGCAGCTGATAACAAACCCTCTTCTCAGCTGAGCTCGCGCCTTGAAACCAAAGGGAGATGATTGACGTCGGAACGATCCACACTATCGGAACCTGGCTGGGAACCAGCTGTTTTGGGTGGAATCGATTTTTTTCCCTTCGCCAATTGCTAGTAGCTTGTGCTGGAATGTTTCCGGTTGGGGGTGGTGTCTTTCAGTTGGTTGATTCCAAGttattttccaatcaaattggaaaataaagttttgtcTTCTCACAAATGATaatcttttcaatatttaaagaaattatttgggccgatgcaaatatttttcaaagttgttgtCACAtggctctggccggggtcgaggGGCCCAccccaaataatttaaaaaaaaaaaatataaatattgaaataacaagcaacAGTTtgaacatttgcatggaaaagtattttaaaatgcatttaacactagttcaattattttgcaatcatgagttttcaaaaaatgtgtgacaaaaacttttaaaaaagtttgtaccaAAAAAAAGACTCAAAActgctgaaattttcaatgatttttttgactTGGGAAAGTCAATGAGATCTGTATGAGGTAAGACCATTTTAAGTACATTTCCTTTTTGAAAGAAACCATTACAGGCCATTACGAACCATACGTCTCCTACAGAGTTGGGTTCTGAAAATAAGCCTAAATTTTAGAtcttattgttcacaacgataaagcttatttttctgagtacaatgaccctttgagcgaccgcaaaatatttaaaatggattttcaaatcaacataaCTTCGCGGCCCTCTTGGCGCGTTCCAGAGGCGACGCGTGGCCAAAATGTTTACTTGTTCAAACAATCTTTTGagtaattttcaagttttttagctcaatcatatttaaaaaaaacatcttttataCATAATAAAGAGAAATTAGATGATTATTGCAATATTGTTTTGAGAATTGTTGATCacatgatttttattgaaatagtaactctttcaaattacaGCAATTATCATTCTTCAAGaagtgtaaaattgaaatactttttacaTTGTAGTTTTCTATaataagcttgttttgtaaataaaaaaaactaaatcaaaacttgaggcgtaatccaaCCACAAGTTTTTTCCTGGAGTTTTCTTTAGAATGACTTCTCTAATGTTccattggattagattagagcAAAAATTATTCATCATTCTCAATTCTCACTAAGCAAACATTCCGGATGTTGACCATTCTAATCCTGAAATCACGTGCTCTAGTTTCCTGACCAAAACAATTAGGCCATACAAATTGTATTTTACGTTTCTCTTCGAAATTACACTAAAAAAACCAGAGGGAAAAAGTTAATATCgatgaacattattttttcattcaacaAAAACTCGTGCAATCGATTGAACGATTaacgtttattttttcattgattttcaaaatgggcTTTTTAAGcatataacaaattttgaattgatagccacaaataaaaaataatagtataaaaaatttgtgatttttttgttatttcactgCATTTCATATCTCaatataaatctaaaaaaaacatctattttaaaaaaattcccaaaaaatttAAGCGATCAAAGCTCAAGAATTCAAACCAAGTGGACATTATTACGACAGCTTATTTAggctttattttgatttttgtttttggactAACAACATGTAAAGGAAATTATTGTATGCTTGTTAGTTTAAAGATTTTGTTCTATTttcttccaaattattttgcatATCTGTCGatgaacttgcttgctcacttttaacagagctattttttatttactttatttcagttaaaaacgctttttggaAGCAACAAGCCGttctagggtattttaaccattagtggaccccctagtagaacCG from Culex quinquefasciatus strain JHB chromosome 3, VPISU_Cqui_1.0_pri_paternal, whole genome shotgun sequence includes:
- the LOC6031634 gene encoding ribonuclease 3, whose amino-acid sequence is MFPDLEKGGLATYRAAAFQEDKSLSKIWINYPLQEQEPLGDLHHIESFEMLRTLTKFEESIWVCFCFECLY